In Rheinheimera sp. MM224, one DNA window encodes the following:
- a CDS encoding nitrate regulatory protein: MNHTTALFLLAAKQAEIKALQQLSTSCLLVTSISELVHQLQRERGISNIFLASGCELFALQRQQQLLQSVQAEQQLRTALNKQYLQGAEPCHSSRLLSGISLALQGVDHLAGLREQIQLQKITPLQATEAYSRLIAAWLAVVLESADLACDAGITRFLVALFNLLQTKEYAGQERAWGAMGLASGQLTTELAERLLLLQQAQQHSCAVFLEFATTEQQQQWHQLEHATAAKQLRQLRTMIQQLSGTAAPVPAVSDLWYQFATERMDEMHLLQAGLTAQLQQLTSATVEAAQQKLKQHQHKLTELSELTELPASSGLTLLIDPSMPGLYGASVAPAGQTEPTVQAPSRSFYQLLSEQAQHIRQMHTELTDARRAIDEQKLIDRAKLLLMQYKKLTEEQAYRQLQQSAMKQQCRIVDVADAVVKALKPVNTSP; the protein is encoded by the coding sequence ATGAATCATACAACGGCACTCTTTTTGTTGGCCGCTAAACAAGCTGAAATTAAAGCATTGCAGCAGCTTTCGACCAGTTGTTTACTGGTGACCAGTATCAGTGAGCTGGTGCATCAACTGCAGCGTGAGCGTGGCATCAGTAATATTTTCCTGGCGTCAGGCTGCGAGCTATTTGCTTTGCAGCGTCAACAGCAGTTACTGCAAAGTGTGCAGGCCGAGCAGCAACTGCGTACAGCATTAAATAAACAGTATCTGCAAGGGGCTGAGCCTTGTCATAGCAGTCGTTTACTCAGCGGTATCTCTTTGGCTTTGCAGGGGGTCGATCATCTGGCCGGACTGCGTGAACAAATACAGCTGCAAAAAATCACACCATTACAGGCCACTGAAGCCTATAGCCGTTTAATTGCAGCCTGGCTCGCTGTGGTGTTGGAATCCGCTGATTTAGCTTGTGACGCTGGTATTACCCGTTTTCTGGTGGCGTTGTTTAACTTACTGCAAACCAAAGAATACGCCGGGCAGGAACGCGCCTGGGGAGCTATGGGGCTGGCATCGGGCCAGCTCACGACTGAATTGGCCGAGCGTTTATTATTACTACAACAGGCGCAGCAACATAGTTGTGCTGTTTTTTTGGAATTTGCTACTACAGAACAACAGCAGCAGTGGCACCAACTGGAGCATGCTACAGCCGCAAAACAACTACGCCAGTTGCGCACTATGATTCAGCAGTTGTCCGGTACTGCCGCTCCTGTGCCTGCGGTTAGTGATCTCTGGTATCAGTTTGCGACTGAACGTATGGATGAAATGCATCTGTTGCAAGCTGGACTCACAGCACAATTGCAGCAACTGACATCAGCCACAGTTGAAGCGGCGCAGCAGAAGTTAAAGCAACATCAGCATAAACTGACAGAACTCAGCGAATTAACCGAACTGCCCGCCAGTTCAGGCTTAACCTTATTAATAGACCCCAGTATGCCAGGTTTATATGGCGCTTCTGTGGCGCCAGCGGGCCAGACTGAACCCACAGTGCAAGCGCCCAGCCGGTCTTTTTATCAGTTATTGTCTGAGCAGGCGCAACATATCCGCCAGATGCATACAGAGCTGACGGATGCCCGCCGTGCTATCGACGAACAAAAGCTAATCGACCGCGCTAAGTTATTGCTGATGCAGTATAAAAAACTGACGGAAGAGCAGGCGTATCGCCAATTACAGCAAAGTGCGATGAAACAGCAGTGTCGTATTGTCGATGTGGCCGATGCTGTGGTGAAAGCGTTAAAGCCTGTGAACACTTCGCCTTAG
- the cobA gene encoding uroporphyrinogen-III C-methyltransferase, with product MSVISNLFRSPLAGTWLSGWNWKGETAQTEQQKPAGKGQVVLIGAGPGDPELLTVKAQRLLQQADVLLFDSLVSAELLAIAPRRCKKVFVGKRAGCHAMPQQEINQLLVQYGQQGGLVVRLKGGDPAIFGRVSEEAAALQQAGIAFAIVPGVTSACAASAYCGIPLTARGCATSVQFLTAQFADPAKQPDWSGYQYRANGSNPTLVVYMGLNRLQQLCAGLVSVGWPDHTPIALLDQVSTAQQTQLQGTLADISERLAAFPLAGPTLIVVGEVLKQRMKVDLSLLQQVTVEN from the coding sequence ATGAGTGTAATCAGTAATTTATTTCGTTCACCACTGGCAGGGACCTGGCTATCAGGCTGGAACTGGAAAGGTGAAACCGCACAAACAGAGCAGCAGAAACCAGCAGGCAAAGGCCAGGTGGTGCTGATAGGTGCAGGGCCTGGTGATCCTGAGCTGCTTACCGTCAAAGCCCAGCGTTTATTGCAACAAGCTGATGTGCTGTTGTTTGACAGCTTAGTTTCGGCTGAGCTGTTGGCGATAGCACCGCGACGCTGCAAAAAAGTCTTTGTGGGTAAAAGAGCTGGCTGCCATGCGATGCCACAACAAGAGATTAACCAGTTGCTGGTGCAATACGGTCAACAAGGTGGTTTAGTGGTGCGGTTAAAAGGCGGCGACCCGGCGATCTTTGGCCGTGTCTCGGAAGAAGCAGCTGCTTTGCAACAGGCTGGTATCGCCTTTGCGATAGTGCCAGGCGTCACCAGTGCCTGCGCTGCTTCAGCTTATTGTGGTATTCCGTTAACAGCCAGGGGTTGTGCAACTTCAGTGCAGTTTTTAACGGCGCAGTTTGCCGACCCGGCCAAACAACCCGACTGGTCTGGTTATCAGTACAGAGCCAATGGCTCTAATCCAACACTAGTGGTCTATATGGGACTCAACCGCTTACAGCAATTGTGTGCCGGTTTAGTCTCTGTCGGCTGGCCGGATCATACCCCTATAGCGCTGTTGGATCAGGTCAGTACAGCCCAGCAAACCCAGTTACAGGGCACTTTGGCTGATATCAGTGAGCGTCTTGCTGCTTTTCCTCTGGCTGGCCCAACTTTAATTGTGGTGGGCGAGGTACTAAAGCAGCGGATGAAGGTGGACTTAAGCCTGCTACAGCAAGTGACTGTAGAAAATTAA
- a CDS encoding M14 family metallocarboxypeptidase, with product MTTQIKDFIYHIGTVGTPWGEAEKQQWLSEQQLKRSYEDEVVKPLLLNVPDTAELVSYGKLDYRSFDLPLYELFAVRSKNWQEGYPIVLVTGGVHGYETSGVQGALKFVKEQFSRYSDKVNLLVLPCISPWGYETINRWNPKAVDPNRSFGAESQSDEATQAMAFVRQHSGEVLVHIDLHETTDSDNSEFRPAKAARDGTVNHNWNIPDGFYLVGDSNKPEAGFQRAMIEAVQKITHIAEADENGCLIGEKLAQFGVVNYPKRTLGLCGGMTDAKFVTTTEVYPDSPKASPEQCNAAQVAVICAGVDYALA from the coding sequence ATGACCACCCAAATCAAAGACTTTATTTATCACATAGGTACTGTAGGCACGCCTTGGGGCGAGGCTGAAAAACAGCAGTGGTTGAGTGAGCAACAACTTAAACGCAGCTATGAAGACGAAGTAGTTAAACCTTTGCTGCTGAATGTACCTGACACAGCCGAACTGGTTAGTTACGGTAAGCTGGATTACCGCAGTTTTGATTTACCTCTGTATGAGCTTTTTGCCGTACGCAGCAAAAACTGGCAAGAAGGTTATCCCATAGTGTTAGTGACGGGTGGCGTACATGGTTATGAAACCAGTGGCGTGCAAGGCGCGCTTAAGTTTGTTAAAGAACAGTTCAGCCGTTACAGCGACAAAGTAAATTTATTGGTTCTGCCCTGCATCAGCCCTTGGGGTTATGAAACCATCAACCGCTGGAATCCAAAAGCCGTAGACCCTAACCGCTCTTTTGGCGCAGAAAGTCAATCCGATGAAGCCACGCAAGCCATGGCTTTTGTCCGTCAACACAGTGGTGAAGTACTGGTACATATCGATCTGCACGAAACGACAGATTCGGATAACAGCGAATTCCGTCCGGCCAAAGCAGCCCGTGATGGCACTGTGAATCACAATTGGAATATTCCTGATGGTTTTTATCTGGTGGGTGATAGCAACAAGCCAGAAGCAGGTTTTCAACGCGCTATGATCGAAGCGGTGCAAAAAATTACTCATATAGCAGAAGCAGACGAAAATGGCTGCCTGATCGGCGAAAAACTCGCTCAGTTTGGCGTGGTGAATTACCCGAAGCGTACCTTGGGATTATGTGGTGGTATGACAGATGCCAAATTTGTCACTACCACTGAAGTTTATCCGGATAGCCCTAAAGCCAGCCCAGAGCAATGCAACGCTGCTCAGGTTGCGGTGATTTGTGCAGGAGTGGATTACGCTTTAGCTTAA
- the nirD gene encoding nitrite reductase small subunit NirD: MAWTDICAFEDLVENSGICALLNGQQVAVFLLELQGEPQIYAVGNYDPVGEANVLSRGMVGSLGEQIVVASPLYKQHFDLTSGQCLEKPEVVIPVYGVKLQQGRVWLNAIKQNQQASAA; encoded by the coding sequence ATGGCCTGGACTGATATTTGTGCTTTTGAAGACTTAGTCGAAAACAGTGGCATTTGCGCTTTGCTGAATGGCCAGCAGGTGGCGGTATTTTTGCTGGAGCTGCAAGGCGAACCGCAGATATACGCGGTTGGTAATTACGACCCGGTTGGTGAAGCCAATGTGCTATCACGGGGCATGGTGGGTTCTTTAGGTGAGCAGATAGTGGTCGCTTCACCTTTGTATAAACAGCACTTTGACCTGACCAGTGGCCAGTGCTTAGAAAAACCTGAAGTGGTGATCCCTGTGTATGGGGTGAAACTGCAACAGGGCAGGGTGTGGCTGAATGCAATAAAACAAAACCAACAGGCTTCAGCTGCCTGA
- a CDS encoding formate/nitrite transporter family protein → MAYLVPAEFVTKMVDAGESKIFMSTRDTLIRSYMAGAILALAAVFAVTVAVQTGSFLVGSMLFPVGFIMLYLMGFDLLTGVFVLTPLALLDKRPGVTVQGVLRNWGLVFTGNFLGALTVAAMMAFVLTMGFHTEAGPVGTKLAGVGEARTLGYAEHGVAGWMTIFLRGMLCNWMVSMGVVGAMISTHVSGKVMAMWMPIMLFFFMGFEHSVVNMFLFPFAMMMGGDFSVMDYLIWNEIPTALGNLVGGLAFTGLTLYSTHYKTAPKRNLTAKTAESPVATLAKA, encoded by the coding sequence ATGGCTTATTTAGTTCCAGCCGAGTTTGTGACCAAAATGGTCGATGCAGGCGAATCCAAAATTTTTATGTCTACCCGCGATACGTTGATCCGCTCTTATATGGCGGGCGCTATTCTGGCTTTGGCTGCGGTTTTTGCGGTCACAGTGGCAGTCCAAACCGGTTCCTTTTTAGTAGGTTCCATGCTGTTTCCCGTAGGTTTTATTATGTTGTACCTGATGGGTTTTGACTTATTAACCGGAGTTTTTGTACTGACACCGCTCGCGTTATTGGACAAAAGACCTGGCGTCACAGTGCAAGGGGTATTACGTAACTGGGGGCTGGTGTTTACCGGTAACTTCCTTGGAGCTTTAACAGTCGCCGCCATGATGGCTTTTGTGCTGACTATGGGGTTTCACACCGAAGCAGGGCCTGTAGGTACCAAACTGGCTGGTGTAGGTGAAGCCCGTACTTTAGGTTATGCCGAACATGGTGTGGCAGGCTGGATGACAATATTTCTGCGGGGCATGTTATGTAACTGGATGGTGTCTATGGGTGTGGTGGGCGCTATGATTTCCACTCATGTCAGCGGCAAAGTGATGGCCATGTGGATGCCTATTATGTTGTTCTTTTTTATGGGTTTTGAGCATTCAGTGGTCAATATGTTTCTGTTCCCTTTTGCCATGATGATGGGTGGTGACTTTTCAGTGATGGATTATCTGATCTGGAACGAAATCCCAACGGCTTTAGGTAATCTGGTTGGTGGTTTAGCTTTTACCGGTTTAACCCTGTACAGCACTCACTATAAAACTGCACCAAAACGTAACCTGACAGCGAAAACAGCTGAAAGCCCTGTCGCTACTCTGGCCAAAGCCTGA
- a CDS encoding FKBP-type peptidyl-prolyl cis-trans isomerase — translation MTDELKIEDLVLGEGKAAERGALITAHYRGWLEDGTEFDSSHKRGEAFQCILSNNRVIQGWILGLKGMQVGGKRKLWVPAHLAYGERQIGTMIPPHSNLIFEIELLEVLTRD, via the coding sequence ATGACTGACGAATTAAAAATTGAAGATCTGGTGTTGGGGGAGGGTAAAGCGGCTGAACGTGGCGCTTTAATCACTGCACATTATCGCGGCTGGCTGGAAGATGGCACAGAGTTCGATTCGTCCCATAAAAGAGGCGAAGCTTTTCAGTGTATTTTAAGTAACAACAGAGTGATTCAGGGCTGGATTTTAGGCTTAAAAGGCATGCAGGTGGGTGGCAAACGTAAGTTATGGGTGCCAGCGCATTTAGCTTATGGCGAACGCCAGATTGGCACTATGATCCCACCACACTCGAACCTGATTTTTGAAATAGAACTATTGGAAGTGCTGACGCGGGACTAA
- a CDS encoding bifunctional protein-serine/threonine kinase/phosphatase: MMLPGASLQVSIGQHSTAGRKALNQDSFGAYVPKEPELSSKGIVLAVADGISTSTVSQIASETAVKSFLDDYYCTSDAWSVPHAALQVLKASHNWLYAQSRNGPFSSDPDKGYVCTFSALILKQRHAHLLHVGDSRIYLLRNQQLEQLTRDHRVWRGSSSFLSQALGAGAVLEPDYQSIPLQQGDLFLLATDGLFEVLPAAELINLLATQQDLALLALQLTEAALAAGSEDNITLQLVRIDQLPADSNLPICLDQQLPLPPLLQPGDKLDGLQVIRPLQQSSRSHVYLVLDTSTEQLLVLKAPSIDLAEQPDYLERLMREEWIAKRVHSNHVVRPASINRPRTALYTLFEYVEGQTLKQWQLDHPSPTLEQVRGIIEQLGKGLQALHRSEILHQDIRPDNLMVTPQGIVKIIDFGAARLAGLQTDDEVAGDIPGTALYTAPEYFLGLAGTERSDLYSLAVLTYQLLSGRYPYGADVARGKSVKAQKKLCYQSVLSKDSELPVWLDLTLEKALQPDPNKRYQALSEFLYDLRHPNAEFQKPLSLIELHPLWFWQCLCVVQGLVILWLVAAQN; encoded by the coding sequence ATGATGTTGCCAGGAGCCTCGTTACAAGTCTCCATAGGCCAGCACTCCACTGCTGGCCGAAAAGCGTTAAATCAGGACAGCTTTGGCGCTTATGTACCCAAAGAACCTGAACTAAGTAGTAAAGGTATAGTGCTGGCGGTAGCCGATGGCATCAGCACCAGCACAGTCAGCCAGATTGCCAGTGAAACAGCGGTGAAAAGTTTTCTGGATGATTACTACTGCACCAGCGATGCCTGGTCAGTACCTCATGCCGCCTTGCAAGTGCTCAAAGCCAGCCATAACTGGTTGTACGCCCAAAGCAGGAATGGCCCTTTTAGCTCAGACCCGGACAAGGGTTATGTCTGTACTTTTAGTGCCTTAATTTTAAAACAACGCCACGCCCATTTGCTGCATGTCGGTGACAGCCGGATTTATCTGCTACGTAACCAGCAACTGGAACAACTGACGCGGGACCATCGCGTCTGGCGAGGCAGCAGCAGTTTTTTAAGTCAGGCACTTGGCGCCGGCGCTGTGCTTGAGCCCGATTATCAGAGCATTCCTTTGCAACAGGGTGATTTGTTTCTGCTGGCAACGGACGGTTTATTTGAAGTTTTACCTGCGGCTGAACTGATCAATTTACTGGCAACACAGCAGGATTTAGCATTGCTGGCCCTGCAACTGACTGAAGCAGCTTTAGCTGCAGGCAGCGAAGACAATATAACGCTGCAATTGGTACGTATTGATCAGTTGCCTGCCGACAGTAACCTGCCCATTTGCCTGGATCAGCAATTGCCTTTACCCCCTTTGCTGCAACCAGGCGATAAGCTGGACGGCTTGCAGGTAATAAGGCCACTACAACAAAGCAGCCGCAGCCATGTTTATTTGGTGTTGGATACAAGTACAGAGCAGTTGTTGGTACTCAAAGCTCCTTCAATAGATTTAGCCGAACAGCCGGATTATCTGGAACGGCTGATGCGCGAAGAATGGATAGCCAAAAGAGTTCACAGCAACCATGTAGTACGTCCGGCCAGTATTAACAGGCCTCGTACTGCGCTTTATACCTTATTTGAGTATGTCGAAGGCCAGACCTTAAAACAGTGGCAACTGGATCACCCCAGTCCCACTTTGGAACAAGTTCGAGGCATTATTGAACAGCTGGGGAAAGGACTGCAGGCGTTGCACCGCAGCGAAATTCTGCATCAGGATATCCGACCCGACAACCTGATGGTGACACCTCAAGGCATAGTCAAAATTATCGACTTTGGTGCTGCCAGACTAGCGGGATTACAGACCGATGACGAAGTAGCGGGAGATATTCCAGGCACAGCTTTGTATACGGCGCCTGAGTATTTTTTAGGTTTGGCAGGCACAGAGCGGTCGGATTTATATTCGCTGGCGGTGCTTACGTACCAACTGCTGTCCGGCCGTTATCCTTATGGCGCTGATGTGGCTCGAGGTAAAAGTGTTAAAGCACAGAAAAAATTGTGCTATCAGTCGGTATTAAGCAAAGATAGCGAGCTGCCGGTCTGGCTGGATTTAACCTTAGAAAAAGCGCTGCAACCCGACCCAAATAAACGCTACCAGGCTTTGTCTGAGTTTTTATACGACTTACGCCACCCCAATGCGGAATTTCAAAAACCATTGAGTCTGATTGAACTGCATCCGCTTTGGTTTTGGCAATGCCTTTGTGTAGTGCAGGGCTTAGTGATCCTCTGGTTAGTGGCTGCTCAGAATTAA
- a CDS encoding TonB-dependent siderophore receptor yields the protein MLNAPKLRLLPLASAISLALAVSPLALADEQNDKKSEIERLEVKGLYTVSEVLDTATGLGLTLRETPQSVTVITEQRMRDQNINTVLETVQNAVGVSSTELDNVRSSFKSRGFEVSNYQVDGVPLAWSLAGDSGETVADVSIYERVEFVRGATGLLTGAGDPSASINLVRKKASSTDLTGYVNLAAGSWDKKQITADVSNALNSSGSVRGRVVAKHTNTDSYWNQYEETSSVLYGVVEADLSATTLIRAGGSYQDRDPKAATWGALPAVFTDGTYTDWDVSTTTGTDWTKWDTNNTNFFASLEHTFGNGWQLVSNYNRMEYEKDSKLLYVYGALDKETGAGLSAQRYRAFGETTQDSFDIQLKGDYQLFNQQHEFVMGAISSSQDIQTDSYTPIGGDMSGGYDRIDIDNFYQWGDIAEPEWEATPTRAEDVTIKQEGFYAATRLSATDSLKFILGGRVSSWDREGVWYGAAEDFGNNGIFTPYVGALYDLTEQHRLYASYTEIFKAQDRRDANNGLLDPVEGKSYEVGLKSAFLNDRLHTTVSLFQINQDNLAVIDPNFVPNAEQQVAYYGADGTESEGYELEVVGKPMEGWNISAGYSQFKAEDANGLKVNTDSPRKQFKLFTTYQFVDLLPELTIGGGINWQSKTYAEGGGSRLEQKAYSLVNLMARYDLAENMNVQLNAANLLDEKYYNYMTVWGSAYTQYRYGTPRNVTASFNYSF from the coding sequence ATGTTAAACGCACCCAAACTCCGCTTGTTACCTCTTGCCAGCGCAATTTCTTTAGCTCTTGCAGTATCTCCTCTTGCACTTGCTGACGAACAAAATGATAAAAAAAGCGAAATTGAAAGGCTGGAAGTTAAAGGCTTATACACAGTAAGCGAAGTGCTGGATACAGCAACGGGATTGGGGCTGACATTACGTGAAACCCCGCAGTCTGTTACAGTCATTACCGAACAGCGCATGCGCGATCAAAATATAAATACAGTGCTTGAAACAGTTCAAAACGCAGTTGGCGTTTCTTCCACTGAGCTGGACAACGTGCGTAGTTCATTTAAATCCCGTGGTTTTGAAGTAAGTAACTATCAGGTTGACGGTGTACCACTGGCATGGAGTTTGGCTGGTGATTCAGGCGAAACAGTCGCTGACGTATCCATTTACGAGCGGGTTGAATTTGTTCGTGGTGCTACTGGTTTACTGACTGGTGCAGGCGATCCATCAGCATCTATCAACCTGGTTCGCAAAAAAGCCTCAAGCACTGATCTGACAGGTTATGTCAACCTTGCCGCAGGTAGCTGGGATAAAAAACAAATTACGGCAGATGTATCCAATGCACTGAATAGCAGTGGTTCAGTGCGTGGCCGTGTTGTAGCTAAACATACAAATACTGATTCCTATTGGAACCAGTACGAAGAAACCAGTAGCGTGCTCTATGGCGTAGTTGAAGCAGATTTATCAGCAACAACTTTAATTCGTGCAGGCGGTAGCTATCAGGATCGTGATCCAAAAGCCGCAACCTGGGGTGCGTTACCAGCAGTATTTACAGATGGTACCTACACTGACTGGGATGTATCAACCACTACAGGCACAGATTGGACTAAGTGGGATACCAACAACACCAACTTCTTTGCCAGTTTAGAACATACCTTTGGCAATGGCTGGCAGTTGGTGAGCAACTACAACAGAATGGAATACGAAAAAGATTCTAAGCTGTTGTATGTATACGGAGCCTTAGATAAAGAAACAGGCGCAGGATTAAGTGCTCAGCGTTACCGTGCCTTTGGTGAAACCACGCAGGACAGCTTTGATATTCAACTGAAAGGCGATTACCAGCTGTTTAATCAACAACATGAGTTTGTTATGGGTGCTATTTCCAGCAGCCAGGATATTCAGACCGACTCTTACACCCCTATTGGCGGTGATATGAGTGGCGGTTATGACCGTATCGACATTGATAACTTCTATCAGTGGGGTGATATAGCCGAACCAGAATGGGAAGCTACACCAACTCGTGCAGAAGATGTCACTATCAAACAAGAAGGTTTCTATGCGGCAACCCGCTTATCTGCCACCGACTCGCTGAAATTTATCCTTGGTGGACGGGTATCCAGCTGGGATCGTGAAGGTGTCTGGTACGGAGCAGCGGAAGACTTCGGCAACAATGGCATTTTTACTCCTTATGTTGGTGCACTTTATGATTTAACTGAGCAACACCGCCTGTACGCCAGCTACACCGAAATATTTAAAGCTCAGGACAGAAGAGATGCGAATAATGGCTTACTGGACCCGGTGGAAGGCAAGAGCTACGAAGTGGGCCTGAAGAGTGCATTCCTGAATGACCGTTTGCATACAACGGTATCGCTGTTCCAAATCAATCAGGACAATCTGGCGGTCATAGATCCGAACTTCGTACCTAATGCAGAACAGCAAGTGGCTTACTACGGTGCTGATGGTACCGAAAGTGAAGGTTATGAGCTGGAAGTTGTAGGTAAACCAATGGAAGGCTGGAATATCAGCGCTGGTTATTCTCAATTCAAAGCTGAAGATGCGAATGGTTTAAAAGTGAATACCGACAGCCCGCGTAAGCAATTTAAGCTTTTTACTACCTATCAGTTTGTTGACCTGTTGCCAGAATTAACTATTGGTGGTGGTATCAACTGGCAGAGTAAAACTTATGCCGAGGGTGGTGGCAGCCGTTTAGAGCAAAAAGCTTATTCATTGGTTAACCTGATGGCTCGTTACGATCTGGCAGAGAACATGAATGTTCAGTTGAACGCGGCCAACCTGTTGGATGAAAAGTACTACAACTACATGACGGTTTGGGGTAGTGCATATACACAATATCGCTACGGCACACCACGGAATGTGACCGCCAGTTTTAACTACAGCTTCTAA
- a CDS encoding transporter substrate-binding domain-containing protein produces the protein MSVMTARFYLHFLPVLLLLPVFSSAQPQQVIYSWPMSMLGDARGSYPIALLHLAIEKSGTEYQLVPSGQVMTQHRTLRQLGSKSGLDVVWTMTSPEREKELKPIRIPIDRGLIGWRLLLIHNDNEQKIQQQDEKQLKTSPSIQGSDWPDYPILKANHFRVLGSGDFDAMFKMLQAKRIDYFPRSVTEIWPELQQKVGMSLSVAPKWVLHYPAALYFFVQKDNIELANAIEIGLLRAIEDGSMQQLFLQHFSSAIQQADLKSRTVIQLNNPLLPAETPVQNKALWFDPQLGY, from the coding sequence ATGTCTGTGATGACGGCCCGGTTTTATCTCCACTTTCTACCTGTTCTTTTGCTGCTGCCAGTTTTCAGCAGCGCACAACCACAACAAGTGATCTATTCATGGCCCATGTCTATGTTGGGTGACGCCCGTGGCAGCTATCCCATTGCCTTATTGCATTTAGCGATAGAAAAATCAGGTACAGAGTATCAGCTGGTCCCCAGCGGGCAAGTGATGACCCAACACAGGACCTTGCGCCAGTTGGGTTCTAAAAGTGGACTGGATGTGGTCTGGACTATGACCTCCCCAGAGCGGGAAAAGGAACTTAAGCCCATCCGTATTCCAATAGACAGAGGTTTAATTGGCTGGCGTTTGTTGCTTATTCACAACGATAACGAACAAAAAATTCAGCAACAGGATGAAAAGCAATTAAAAACCAGTCCGTCTATTCAGGGCAGTGACTGGCCGGATTACCCTATTTTAAAAGCCAATCATTTTCGGGTATTAGGCAGCGGCGACTTTGACGCTATGTTCAAAATGCTGCAGGCCAAACGTATTGATTATTTCCCACGATCAGTCACGGAAATCTGGCCTGAGCTGCAACAAAAGGTAGGAATGTCGCTGAGTGTTGCGCCGAAATGGGTGTTACATTACCCGGCTGCTTTGTATTTTTTCGTGCAAAAAGACAATATCGAACTGGCCAATGCCATTGAAATAGGGCTGTTGCGCGCCATTGAAGATGGCAGTATGCAGCAACTGTTTTTACAACATTTCAGCAGCGCCATACAACAGGCCGATTTAAAATCCAGAACTGTGATTCAACTGAATAACCCGCTTCTTCCAGCCGAAACGCCTGTGCAAAACAAAGCGCTGTGGTTTGACCCACAACTGGGTTACTAA
- a CDS encoding alginate export family protein has product MRCYSLPALAVMAACTSISVHAADAASSAFIAPELKMLFRYRLEAVDQDGLAENALASTLLSRFSLTQNLSHGWSAGGEFDYVAALGDKNYNDSINGKTAYPVVADPAGADLNQAFVMYQNGEQTLKIGRQRINLANERFVGGVGWRQNEQTFDAVRYQASLSAELKLDYSYSSKVNRVFGSKSPQGDWSSDLHLLDLRYQPNANHQLGAFVYQMEFDDAPLVSNQTLGLDYQYSQALSQSSRYTLYGSYALQQDAGDNPNSYDAEYWTLEANFWLGAWQSGVGVEVLGSDNSVGFSTPLATLHKFQGFADKFLATPANGIKDKYLKSGYKLDQLELIAFYHWLDAAESGVDGKADYGKELDLQLSYTLNAQHAVLLKYADYQANSLHTDTSKFWLQWLAKY; this is encoded by the coding sequence ATGCGCTGTTATTCTTTACCCGCTTTGGCTGTAATGGCCGCTTGTACTTCGATTTCAGTCCATGCTGCTGATGCCGCTTCCAGCGCTTTCATTGCACCAGAACTAAAGATGTTATTCCGTTATCGGTTAGAAGCTGTGGACCAGGACGGTCTTGCCGAAAATGCTTTGGCCAGCACGCTATTATCGCGTTTTAGCCTGACACAAAACCTGAGCCATGGCTGGTCGGCAGGTGGTGAATTTGATTATGTGGCGGCTTTAGGGGATAAAAATTACAACGACAGTATCAATGGCAAAACTGCTTATCCGGTGGTGGCTGACCCTGCTGGCGCTGATTTAAATCAGGCCTTTGTGATGTATCAAAACGGTGAGCAGACACTAAAAATTGGCCGTCAGCGTATTAACTTAGCGAATGAACGTTTTGTCGGTGGCGTAGGCTGGCGTCAAAACGAACAGACCTTTGATGCAGTGCGTTATCAGGCCAGTTTATCTGCTGAACTCAAACTGGATTATAGCTACAGCAGTAAAGTGAACCGGGTTTTTGGCAGCAAAAGCCCACAAGGCGACTGGAGTTCGGATTTACATCTGCTGGATTTACGTTACCAGCCAAACGCTAATCATCAGCTCGGTGCTTTTGTTTATCAGATGGAATTTGACGATGCACCTTTAGTGTCCAATCAAACACTGGGGCTGGATTATCAGTACAGTCAGGCTTTATCCCAAAGCAGTCGTTATACCCTGTATGGCTCTTATGCATTACAGCAGGACGCTGGTGATAACCCAAATTCGTATGATGCAGAGTACTGGACTCTGGAAGCAAACTTCTGGCTAGGAGCCTGGCAAAGTGGCGTGGGCGTTGAAGTCTTAGGCTCCGACAACAGCGTTGGTTTTTCGACACCACTCGCTACTTTGCATAAGTTCCAGGGTTTTGCTGATAAGTTTCTGGCGACGCCGGCGAATGGCATTAAAGATAAGTACCTGAAGTCGGGTTATAAACTGGACCAGCTGGAGCTGATAGCCTTTTACCACTGGCTGGATGCGGCAGAAAGTGGCGTTGATGGAAAAGCTGACTATGGCAAAGAGCTGGATCTACAGCTGAGTTATACCCTGAATGCGCAGCATGCGGTACTACTGAAATATGCCGATTATCAGGCGAATTCATTGCATACAGATACCAGCAAGTTCTGGTTGCAGTGGTTAGCTAAGTATTAA